Proteins encoded in a region of the Coffea eugenioides isolate CCC68of chromosome 4, Ceug_1.0, whole genome shotgun sequence genome:
- the LOC113769073 gene encoding DUF21 domain-containing protein At2g14520-like — protein sequence MRSLDYFIILMLFAGLMNGLTLGYMSMDLVDLEVLVKSGVSKSRLYARRILSLVKRRHLLLCTLLISKAFAVEALPIFLHHLIPETATILISSALILIFSEIIPHSVCSKHGLVAGAAMAPAVHLLVWICFPAAYPISKLLDFLLGRGRIALYRRAELKTLVDLHGNQAGKGGDLSHHEVSIIKGALELTEKTAQDAMTPASEIFSIDINAKLDRDLLNFILVKGHSRVPVYHDHPSHIIGLILVTNLLTMNPAEEVTVKNITIRSIPRVPETMLLVELLNQFQRGLSHMAVVTRPQTGKFEKPAFRPPDNEREIRLEAHGQSLLGERSFKRSLRMLKTLPGNDNVSRRRNSRSRRWSGESHPEILNISDNPLLTVPQEEEVVGIITMEDVIEELLKEDIYDEMDHHGSSRSGFGSSSQRILNDQEARYGSTEFSDRSTIKLLP from the exons ATGAGAA GTTTGGATTATTTCATTATTTTAATGTTGTTTGCTGGATTGATGAATGGCCTTACATTGGGGTACATGTCTATGGATCTAGTTGATCTTGAAGTTCTTGTGAAGTCTGGTGTATCCAAGAGTCGTCTCTACGCCA GAAGGATATTGTCTCTTGTCAAGAGACGCCATCTGTTGCTCTGCACACTTTTAATCAGCAAAGCCTTTGCTGTGGAG GCACTTCCTATTTTTCTTCATCATTTGATCCCAGAAACAGCTACAATACTTATTTCTTCAGCACTAATACTTATTTTTAGTGAG ATTATACCACATTCTGTGTGTTCCAAGCATGGTTTGGTGGCCGGTGCAGCTATGGCTCCTGCTGTCCATTTACTTGTCTGGATTTGCTTTCCTGCTGCATATCCTATCAGCAAG CTATTAGACTTTCTGCTAGGAAGAGGGCGTATTGCGCTGTATCGTCGGGCTGAGTTGAAAACACTGGTTGACTTGCATGGAAATCAG GCTGGGAAAGGTGGTGACTTATCACATCATGAGGTATCAATTATCAAAGGCGCACTTGAACTCACTGAAAAAACAGCCCAAGATGCAATGACACCTGCATCTGAAATTTTTTCAATTGACATCAACGCAAAACTTGACAG GGATTTGTTAAACTTTATCCTTGTAAAGGGACATAGCAGGGTGCCAGTATACCATGACCATCCAAGCCATATCATAGGACTTATTCTG GTGACAAACTTACTTACTATGAATCCAGCAGAGGAAGTAACAGTAAAGAACATCACGATCCGCTCTATTCCAAG GGTGCCAGAAACAATGCTGTTAGTTGAATTATTGAATCAGTTTCAGAGAGGGCTAAGCCACATGGCTGTAGTCACTAGACCACAAACTGGGAAGTTCGAGAAGCCGGCTTTTAGACCCCCTGATAATG AAAGAGAAATAAGGTTGGAAGCTCATGGTCAAAGCCTTCTGGGGGAAAGAAGCTTCAAAAGATCACTGAGGATGCTGAAGACTCTGCCTGGAAATGACAATGTTTCCagaagaagaaactcaaggAGTAGGAGATGGTCTGGAGAATCACACCCAGAGATCTTGAATATAAGTGATAACCCTCTTTTGACAGTCCCTCAAGAAGAGGAAGTCGTTGGTATAATTACCATGGAAGATGTCATTGAGGAGTTACTGAAA GAGGACATCTATGATGAAATGGATCATCATGGCTCATCTCGCTCAGGTTTCGGCAGCTCCTCACAAAGGATTTTAAACGATCAGGAAGCAAGATATGGGAGCACTGAATTTAGTGATAGAAGTACAATCAAATTACTTCCCTAG
- the LOC113768355 gene encoding uncharacterized protein LOC113768355 isoform X2, translating into MTGDTTTPSYWLNWRVLLCSIWLLISLVLASILISKYECLRNSKSRSKERLKDSAGVLYEDEVWRPCLRSIHPAWLLGYRIVAFIVLVLMLILNVAVDGGGIFLYYTQWTFTLVTFYFALGSVLSMYGCYQYHNRIGARYDDERVDTEHGADGTSRNAAENSNVSNGAKGFDPSEQLHDRKIASFWGYVFQIIFQMNAGAVLLTDCVFWFIIVPFLAIKDYRLNFLIINMHSINAVFLLGETALNCLRFPWFRIAYFVLWTVVYVIFQWIVHACVSLWWPYPFLDLSSPYAPLWYSSVALLHIPCYGLFVLVIKLKHFLLSKWFPRSYQCAR; encoded by the exons ATGACTGGGGACACAACAACCCCAAGTTACTGGCTTAACTGGAGGGTGTTGCTTTGTTCCATTTGGTTATTAATCTCGTTGGTTTTAGCATCAATTCTTATTTCCAAGTATGAATGTTTGCGCAATTCGAAAAGTAGAAGTAAGGAAAGACTCAAAGATTCAGCCGGAGTTTTGTATGAAGATGAAGTTTGGAGGCCCTGCCTCAGAAGCATACATCCTGCTTGGCTGCTGGGATACAGAATTGTTGCTTTTATTGTGCTAGTATTAATGCTGATCCTAAATGTTGCCGTTGATGGAGGAGGCATTTTTTTATACTATACACA GTGGACCTTTACATTGGTTACTTTCTATTTTGCG CTTGGATCTGTGCTCTCCATGTATGGATGTTACCAATATCACAATAGAATCGGTGCTCGATATGATGATGAGAGGGTTGATACTGAGCATGGTGCTGATGGAACCTCCAGAAATGCTGCAGAAAACTCAAATGTGTCCAATGGTGCAAAAGGCTTTGACCCTAGTGAGCAACTACATGATCGGAAGATTGCTAGTTTTTGGGGTTATGTGTTTCAGATCATTTTCCAG ATGAATGCTGGAGCTGTATTGCTGACGGATTGCGTGTTTTGGTTCATAATTGTACCGTTTCTTGCCATCAAAGATTACAGACTGAATTTT TTGATTATAAATATGCACTCAATCAATGCTGTTTTTCTGCTTGGTGAGACTGCATTAAACTGCTTG CGGTTCCCTTGGTTCCGAATTGCATACTTTGTCCTATGGACAGTTGTTTATGTCATTTTTCAATGGATTGTTCATGCTTGTGTTTCACTTTG GTGGCCCTATCCATTCCTTGATTTATCATCTCCATATGCTCCGCTGTG GTACTCATCTGTGGCATTGCTGCACATACCATGTTATGGTCTTTTTGTTCTGGTAATTAAGCTGAAACACTTTCTTCTGTCAAAATGGTTCCCGCGGTCTTATCAATGTGCTCGGTAA
- the LOC113768355 gene encoding uncharacterized protein LOC113768355 isoform X1 codes for MNFLTGPSKNSWEPIMTGDTTTPSYWLNWRVLLCSIWLLISLVLASILISKYECLRNSKSRSKERLKDSAGVLYEDEVWRPCLRSIHPAWLLGYRIVAFIVLVLMLILNVAVDGGGIFLYYTQWTFTLVTFYFALGSVLSMYGCYQYHNRIGARYDDERVDTEHGADGTSRNAAENSNVSNGAKGFDPSEQLHDRKIASFWGYVFQIIFQMNAGAVLLTDCVFWFIIVPFLAIKDYRLNFLIINMHSINAVFLLGETALNCLRFPWFRIAYFVLWTVVYVIFQWIVHACVSLWWPYPFLDLSSPYAPLWYSSVALLHIPCYGLFVLVIKLKHFLLSKWFPRSYQCAR; via the exons ATGAATTTTTTAACAGGACCTTCAAAGAATTCTTGGGAGCCAATCATGACTGGGGACACAACAACCCCAAGTTACTGGCTTAACTGGAGGGTGTTGCTTTGTTCCATTTGGTTATTAATCTCGTTGGTTTTAGCATCAATTCTTATTTCCAAGTATGAATGTTTGCGCAATTCGAAAAGTAGAAGTAAGGAAAGACTCAAAGATTCAGCCGGAGTTTTGTATGAAGATGAAGTTTGGAGGCCCTGCCTCAGAAGCATACATCCTGCTTGGCTGCTGGGATACAGAATTGTTGCTTTTATTGTGCTAGTATTAATGCTGATCCTAAATGTTGCCGTTGATGGAGGAGGCATTTTTTTATACTATACACA GTGGACCTTTACATTGGTTACTTTCTATTTTGCG CTTGGATCTGTGCTCTCCATGTATGGATGTTACCAATATCACAATAGAATCGGTGCTCGATATGATGATGAGAGGGTTGATACTGAGCATGGTGCTGATGGAACCTCCAGAAATGCTGCAGAAAACTCAAATGTGTCCAATGGTGCAAAAGGCTTTGACCCTAGTGAGCAACTACATGATCGGAAGATTGCTAGTTTTTGGGGTTATGTGTTTCAGATCATTTTCCAG ATGAATGCTGGAGCTGTATTGCTGACGGATTGCGTGTTTTGGTTCATAATTGTACCGTTTCTTGCCATCAAAGATTACAGACTGAATTTT TTGATTATAAATATGCACTCAATCAATGCTGTTTTTCTGCTTGGTGAGACTGCATTAAACTGCTTG CGGTTCCCTTGGTTCCGAATTGCATACTTTGTCCTATGGACAGTTGTTTATGTCATTTTTCAATGGATTGTTCATGCTTGTGTTTCACTTTG GTGGCCCTATCCATTCCTTGATTTATCATCTCCATATGCTCCGCTGTG GTACTCATCTGTGGCATTGCTGCACATACCATGTTATGGTCTTTTTGTTCTGGTAATTAAGCTGAAACACTTTCTTCTGTCAAAATGGTTCCCGCGGTCTTATCAATGTGCTCGGTAA